From a region of the Pseudoxanthomonas sp. X-1 genome:
- a CDS encoding response regulator transcription factor: protein MALIGLLEDEPDLREELQAYLVAIGHRVVAADSVAAFLAAGADLRFDLVVLDRGLPDADGLEVAERLRRAWPQIGIIMLTARGASQDRVHGLEKGADHYLVKPLHLSELGAHVAALLRRIPRGWRLHSRESCLYTPDDVRLDLSGREFALLRLLAERQGEVAGRREVAEALGWEWMAFDQRRLDTMISRLRRRCRDLCGLELPIRTEHARGYHATETIGVE from the coding sequence ATGGCGCTGATCGGTCTGCTTGAGGACGAGCCGGACCTGCGCGAGGAGCTGCAGGCCTATCTGGTGGCGATCGGCCATCGCGTGGTGGCCGCGGACTCGGTCGCCGCGTTCCTCGCCGCCGGTGCCGACCTGCGCTTCGACCTAGTCGTCCTGGATCGCGGCCTGCCCGATGCCGACGGGCTGGAAGTGGCCGAGCGCCTGCGCCGCGCGTGGCCGCAGATCGGGATCATCATGCTGACCGCCCGCGGCGCCAGCCAGGACCGGGTCCACGGCCTGGAGAAGGGCGCCGACCACTATCTGGTCAAGCCCCTGCATCTTTCCGAACTGGGTGCGCACGTGGCGGCGCTGTTGCGGCGCATCCCGCGCGGCTGGCGCCTGCACTCGCGCGAGTCCTGTCTGTATACGCCGGACGATGTGCGCCTGGACCTGAGCGGGCGCGAGTTCGCGCTGCTGCGGCTGCTGGCCGAACGCCAGGGCGAGGTCGCCGGGCGCCGCGAGGTCGCCGAGGCGCTGGGCTGGGAATGGATGGCCTTCGACCAGCGCCGCCTGGACACCATGATCAGCCGTCTGCGCCGGCGCTGCCGCGACCTCTGCGGCCTGGAACTGCCGATCCGCACCGAGCACGCGCGCGGCTATCACGCCACGGAGACCATCGGCGTGGAGTGA